A genome region from Mycolicibacterium litorale includes the following:
- a CDS encoding SixA phosphatase family protein, whose product MSTDVRTLVLLRHAKSDYPTGVGDHERPLAPRGIREAALAGDWLRATVAPVDAVLCSTATRTRQTLERIGIDAPVHYADRLYDATPGTVIDEITKVARHFGADVSTLLVIGHEPAMSHVALGLAAVEDSDREAAEDIAAKFPTSAMAVLRTPRPWEELALGGAALVTFHVPR is encoded by the coding sequence GTGAGCACCGACGTCCGCACCCTGGTACTGCTCCGGCACGCCAAATCCGACTACCCCACCGGGGTCGGCGACCATGAACGCCCGTTGGCGCCACGTGGGATCCGCGAAGCCGCCCTGGCCGGCGACTGGCTGCGCGCCACGGTGGCGCCGGTCGACGCCGTGCTCTGCTCGACGGCCACCAGGACCCGGCAGACGCTGGAACGGATCGGCATCGACGCGCCGGTGCACTATGCCGATCGCCTCTACGACGCCACCCCGGGCACGGTCATCGACGAGATCACCAAGGTGGCGCGGCACTTCGGCGCCGACGTGTCGACGCTGCTGGTGATCGGCCACGAACCGGCGATGTCGCACGTCGCGCTCGGGCTGGCCGCCGTCGAGGACAGCGACCGTGAGGCCGCGGAGGACATCGCGGCGAAGTTCCCCACCTCGGCGATGGCGGTGCTGCGCACACCGCGGCCATGGGAGGAGCTGGCGCTCGGCGGCGCCGCGCTCGTCACCTTCCACGTACCCCGCTAG
- a CDS encoding metallophosphoesterase family protein codes for MRFVHTADWQLGMTRRFLNGEAQPRYSAARRDAVVAVGALAVTAGAEFVVVAGDVFEHNQLSPREVGQSLEAMRTIGVPVYLLPGNHDPLDASSVYTSALFAAERPDNVTVLDRAGVHEVRPGLEIVAAPWRSKAPTSDLVGDVLDGLPADGVTRIVVGHGAVDAIDPGKDKVSLIRLAAVESALSRGAVHYVALGDKHSRMAVGGTGRVWYSGSPEVTNYDDIETDSGHALVVEIDEDDDRRPVRVRPERLGRWRFVTLSRSVDNSRDVADLDLNLDLMPDKERTVVRAGLTGSLTVTDKAALDACLDKYSRLFAALTVWERGTDIAVLPADGEFDDLGIGGFAAAAVDELVEAARAEGEGAEDARAALALLLRLVERSEVA; via the coding sequence ATGCGATTTGTGCATACCGCGGACTGGCAGCTCGGGATGACCCGTCGCTTCCTCAACGGTGAGGCGCAGCCCCGCTATTCGGCCGCCCGGCGTGACGCGGTGGTCGCGGTCGGCGCATTGGCGGTCACGGCCGGGGCAGAGTTCGTGGTAGTCGCCGGTGACGTGTTCGAGCACAATCAGCTCTCGCCGCGTGAGGTCGGCCAGTCGCTGGAGGCGATGCGCACCATCGGTGTCCCGGTGTACCTGCTGCCCGGCAACCACGATCCGTTGGACGCCTCCTCGGTGTACACCAGTGCGCTGTTCGCCGCGGAGCGGCCGGACAACGTGACGGTGCTCGACCGCGCCGGTGTCCACGAGGTCCGGCCGGGCCTCGAGATCGTGGCGGCCCCGTGGCGGTCGAAGGCCCCGACGAGCGATCTGGTGGGCGACGTGCTCGACGGTCTGCCGGCCGACGGGGTGACGCGCATCGTGGTCGGTCACGGCGCCGTCGACGCGATCGATCCGGGGAAGGACAAGGTGTCGCTGATCCGGCTGGCCGCGGTCGAGTCGGCGTTGTCTCGCGGCGCCGTGCACTATGTGGCGTTGGGGGACAAGCACTCCCGGATGGCGGTGGGCGGAACGGGCCGGGTGTGGTACTCGGGCTCACCGGAGGTCACCAACTACGACGACATCGAAACCGATTCCGGCCATGCGCTGGTGGTCGAGATCGACGAGGACGACGACCGGCGCCCGGTGCGGGTGCGACCCGAGCGGTTGGGCCGCTGGCGGTTCGTCACGCTGTCCCGTTCGGTGGACAACAGCCGTGACGTCGCTGATCTCGACCTCAACCTCGATCTGATGCCGGACAAGGAGCGCACGGTCGTGCGCGCGGGGTTGACCGGATCGCTGACCGTCACCGACAAGGCCGCGCTCGATGCGTGTCTGGACAAGTACTCACGGCTGTTCGCGGCGCTGACGGTGTGGGAGCGCGGCACCGACATCGCGGTCCTGCCCGCCGACGGTGAGTTCGACGATCTGGGGATCGGTGGGTTCGCGGCCGCGGCGGTCGACGAGTTGGTCGAGGCCGCCCGCGCCGAGGGCGAGGGCGCCGAGGATGCCCGCGCCGCACTGGCGCTGCTGTTGCGCCTGGTCGAGCGGAGCGAGGTCGCATGA
- a CDS encoding AAA family ATPase yields MKLHRLVLTNYRGVSRREIEFPDRGVVVVSGANEIGKSSMIEALDLLFAAKDRSTKKEVKQVKPTHADVGAEISAEISTGPYRFVYRKRFHKRAETELTVLAPQREQLTGDEAHERALALLDATVDMDLWQAQRVWQSASTAAVDLSGSDALARALDVAAGEAATLSGAEPLLVDRIDAEYGRYFTATGKPTGEWAAAIKRLQAAEAEVATCTEAVGEVDEAVRRHAALTGQLAELAAQRAALAEELTAARAAAQAVAVLRRQVDEAAVIAKAAEATRTASLAAVTERRRLRAEIDERREAITELQAAVTAAADEEAAAREVCEAAEQAAGQARAAVEQQHARVDAARAVAQRLSDRDEADRLAARLAKIDAALRELAGVEDELAGIGITDSSMRAVDTAALAVERAAGQAELASARIELDAVTDVEVLVDGEPVTVAAGQEWSVNTTSSTEISVPGVLTARVVPGAPAAQTQARLDAATAELAAALAAAGADDVATARSLHERRRELAQTRATLRATVDALTGDDTVGDLRARLAELHEGQPDEEGLFDLDGPADVTAARAALDAAVAAHQRAIGECETHRKVAVAASAKLGEKATRLGVVREKLAAAQAELGIATDRLAAARAVTADDALAVAAEADGEAAERAAARAARLREELAGCAPDAVDAALDDVTRRECALRARHEDTTEALREVTAALKVYGTEGRQGQLDSAHAEREHAESDYLRVRRRARAAELLRTVMSRHRAATRERYVDPFRREVERLGRLVFGESFEVEIDTDLRICNRTLAGRTVPYESLSGGAKEQLGIVARLAGAALVAKEDSVPVVIDDALGFTDPDRLTKMGAVFDVIGGDGQVIVLTCSPQRYAAVADAHHIELTV; encoded by the coding sequence ATGAAGCTGCACCGTCTGGTGTTGACCAACTATCGCGGGGTCAGCCGCCGTGAGATCGAGTTCCCCGACCGCGGGGTCGTGGTGGTCAGCGGTGCCAACGAGATCGGCAAGTCCTCGATGATCGAGGCACTCGACCTGCTGTTCGCCGCCAAGGACCGCTCGACGAAGAAGGAAGTCAAGCAGGTCAAGCCCACCCACGCCGACGTGGGTGCCGAGATCAGCGCCGAAATATCCACGGGGCCATACCGTTTCGTCTACCGCAAACGGTTCCACAAGCGCGCGGAGACGGAGCTGACCGTACTGGCCCCGCAGCGCGAGCAGCTCACCGGGGACGAGGCCCACGAGCGGGCTCTGGCCCTGCTCGACGCGACCGTCGACATGGATCTGTGGCAGGCGCAACGGGTCTGGCAGTCCGCGTCGACCGCCGCGGTCGACCTGTCGGGTTCCGATGCGCTGGCCCGTGCGCTCGACGTCGCCGCCGGCGAGGCCGCCACGCTGTCCGGTGCCGAACCGCTGCTCGTCGACCGCATCGACGCGGAGTACGGCCGGTACTTCACCGCCACCGGTAAGCCGACGGGGGAGTGGGCCGCAGCCATCAAGCGGCTGCAGGCGGCCGAAGCCGAGGTGGCCACGTGCACCGAGGCGGTCGGTGAGGTCGACGAGGCGGTACGCCGGCACGCCGCGCTGACCGGACAACTGGCGGAGCTGGCGGCGCAGCGGGCCGCGCTCGCCGAGGAACTCACCGCGGCGCGGGCGGCCGCGCAGGCCGTGGCGGTGCTGCGTCGGCAGGTCGACGAGGCAGCCGTCATCGCGAAAGCGGCCGAGGCCACGCGCACCGCGTCGCTGGCGGCCGTCACCGAGCGCCGCCGGTTGCGGGCCGAGATCGACGAACGTCGCGAGGCCATCACCGAATTGCAGGCGGCCGTCACCGCCGCCGCCGACGAGGAGGCCGCCGCGCGGGAGGTCTGCGAGGCCGCCGAGCAGGCCGCCGGTCAGGCCAGGGCCGCAGTGGAGCAGCAGCACGCCCGCGTGGATGCGGCACGCGCTGTGGCGCAACGTCTTTCCGACCGCGACGAGGCCGACCGGCTCGCGGCCCGGCTGGCGAAGATCGATGCGGCGCTGCGCGAGCTGGCGGGCGTCGAGGACGAACTGGCCGGAATCGGGATCACCGACAGCTCGATGCGCGCCGTCGACACCGCCGCCCTCGCGGTCGAGCGGGCGGCCGGTCAGGCCGAACTCGCTTCGGCACGAATCGAACTCGACGCCGTGACCGACGTCGAGGTGCTCGTGGATGGCGAGCCGGTGACGGTGGCCGCCGGGCAGGAGTGGTCGGTCAACACGACCTCGTCCACCGAGATCTCCGTGCCGGGGGTGCTGACGGCGCGGGTGGTGCCCGGCGCCCCGGCGGCGCAGACCCAGGCGCGGCTGGACGCGGCCACTGCGGAGTTGGCGGCCGCGTTGGCGGCCGCCGGCGCGGACGACGTCGCCACCGCGCGCAGTCTGCACGAGCGGCGCCGCGAGTTGGCGCAGACGCGTGCCACACTTCGCGCGACGGTCGACGCGCTGACCGGCGACGACACCGTGGGCGACCTGCGCGCCCGGCTGGCCGAACTGCATGAGGGACAGCCGGACGAGGAGGGGCTGTTCGATCTCGACGGCCCGGCGGATGTGACGGCGGCGCGTGCCGCGCTCGACGCCGCCGTCGCCGCACACCAGCGGGCGATCGGGGAATGCGAGACGCATCGCAAGGTCGCGGTCGCGGCGTCGGCGAAGTTGGGCGAGAAGGCGACTCGGCTCGGCGTGGTGCGGGAGAAGCTTGCCGCCGCACAGGCGGAGCTCGGCATCGCGACCGACCGGCTGGCCGCAGCCCGGGCCGTGACCGCCGACGACGCGCTCGCGGTCGCCGCCGAAGCCGACGGTGAGGCGGCCGAGCGCGCTGCCGCACGCGCGGCCCGACTGCGCGAGGAACTCGCCGGGTGCGCACCCGACGCCGTCGACGCCGCGCTCGACGACGTGACGCGGCGTGAATGTGCGCTGCGGGCCCGGCACGAGGACACGACGGAGGCACTGCGGGAGGTCACCGCGGCGCTGAAGGTATACGGGACCGAGGGCAGGCAGGGCCAATTGGACAGTGCCCATGCCGAACGAGAGCACGCCGAATCCGATTACCTCCGGGTGCGTCGGCGGGCCCGGGCGGCGGAACTGCTGCGGACGGTGATGAGCAGACACCGCGCCGCGACGCGGGAACGCTACGTGGACCCGTTCCGCCGTGAGGTCGAACGGTTGGGCCGGCTGGTGTTCGGGGAGAGCTTCGAAGTCGAGATCGACACCGATCTGCGCATCTGCAACCGCACGCTGGCGGGCCGGACGGTGCCGTACGAATCACTGTCCGGCGGCGCGAAAGAACAACTGGGCATCGTGGCGCGGCTGGCGGGGGCGGCGCTGGTGGCGAAGGAGGATTCGGTCCCGGTCGTCATCGACGATGCGCTGGGATTCACCGATCCTGACCGGTTGACCAAGATGGGCGCGGTCTTCGACGTGATCGGGGGCGACGGCCAGGTCATCGTGCTGACTTGCAGTCCGCAGCGGTATGCGGCGGTGGCCGATGCGCATCACATCGAGTTGACCGTCTGA
- a CDS encoding acyl-CoA dehydrogenase family protein — MTTVENTRAVPGSPEFAVLLAQIAAGARERDLNDENPFDQVAALKRAGFGTLRLPEHLGGTGFTVPQTFSAIIELAAADPIVAHIFRTHFWFVEERLRTADDPASRRWLEKVVDGKLFGNAFSEKGSLAVGSLVFNTRLLPDGQGGYRLTGEKYYSTGTLFSDYLTVTATTDHDSVATVVVPADREGVGVVDDWDGFGQRRTGTGTTTFTDVAVSADEVLSDAPYDAEAQPTVQYASLQLFIHAVVAGILANVVEDGIALLESRERNFSHAVAERPTDDPLLQRQLGELASTAYIARAAVLDAAALIGAATDSAVDGVPDATLAQEAQLAVAKVKVHLDRVAPEAATRLLELGGASASSRKRNLDRHWRNIRTITLHNPVAYKARVIGENLLHGTPVPANAYF, encoded by the coding sequence ATGACGACTGTGGAGAACACCCGCGCCGTGCCCGGCTCCCCCGAATTCGCCGTGCTGCTGGCGCAGATCGCGGCCGGCGCCCGCGAGCGGGACCTGAACGACGAGAACCCCTTCGACCAGGTGGCCGCGCTCAAACGCGCCGGGTTCGGCACGCTGCGGCTGCCGGAGCACCTCGGTGGCACCGGTTTCACTGTGCCGCAGACCTTCTCGGCGATCATCGAGCTGGCCGCCGCCGACCCGATCGTGGCACACATCTTCCGCACGCACTTCTGGTTCGTCGAGGAGCGGTTGCGCACCGCCGACGACCCGGCGTCTCGGCGCTGGCTGGAGAAGGTGGTCGACGGCAAGCTCTTCGGTAACGCGTTCAGCGAGAAGGGTTCACTGGCGGTCGGAAGCCTGGTGTTCAACACCCGCCTGCTGCCCGACGGTCAGGGCGGCTACCGGTTGACCGGCGAGAAGTACTACAGCACCGGCACGTTGTTCTCTGACTACCTGACGGTGACCGCCACCACCGACCACGATTCGGTGGCCACGGTCGTGGTCCCCGCCGATCGCGAAGGCGTCGGGGTGGTGGACGACTGGGACGGCTTCGGGCAGCGCAGGACCGGCACCGGAACCACCACGTTCACCGACGTCGCGGTGTCGGCCGACGAGGTGCTCAGCGATGCGCCCTACGACGCCGAAGCGCAGCCGACGGTGCAGTACGCCTCGCTGCAGCTGTTCATCCACGCGGTGGTCGCGGGGATCCTGGCCAATGTCGTCGAGGACGGTATCGCGCTGCTGGAGTCGCGCGAACGCAACTTCAGCCATGCGGTGGCCGAGCGGCCGACCGACGATCCGCTACTGCAGCGCCAGCTCGGCGAGCTGGCGAGCACCGCCTACATCGCGAGGGCAGCCGTGCTGGACGCCGCCGCGCTGATCGGCGCGGCCACCGACTCGGCGGTCGACGGGGTGCCCGACGCGACGCTGGCCCAGGAGGCGCAACTCGCCGTCGCGAAGGTGAAAGTGCATCTCGACCGCGTGGCTCCCGAAGCCGCGACCCGGCTGCTGGAGCTCGGCGGCGCGAGCGCGTCGAGCCGTAAGCGCAACCTCGACCGGCACTGGCGCAACATCCGCACGATCACCCTGCACAACCCCGTCGCCTACAAGGCGCGGGTGATCGGCGAGAACCTGTTGCACGGCACGCCGGTTCCGGCGAACGCCTACTTCTGA
- a CDS encoding ABC transporter family substrate-binding protein, with the protein MTLRRVLSAALVGTLLLAGCSGGDQEGAPPPGGEAAVGTTNDINPQDPATLRDGGNLRLALTGFPPNFNTLHIDGNLGELGSLLRPTMPRAFVISPSGETTVNHDYFTNVELTGTDPQVVTYTINPKAVWSDGTPITWEDIASQINAQSGKDKAFLIAAPNGTERVASVTRGVDDRQAVVTFAKHYADWKGMFAGNTILYPKSMTATAEAFNKAQLNGPGPSAGPFLVSNVDKAAQRITLSRNPKWWGAPPRLDTITYTVLDDAAKIPALQNNALDAVGLASLDDLTIAQRTGGVSIRRAPSAQWYHLTLNGAPGSILSDPALRTAIAKGINRQVIADVSQRGLVNTPTTLDNHIYVAGQEGYQRNGIPFDPEAAKRELDALGWRQNGQFREKDGRQLVIRDVFYDAQSTRQIAQIAQNLLGQIGVKLELISAPGGALFTQYVTPGNFDIAQFAFAGDAFALSSLTQIYATGGESNFGKIGSPQIDAQIEKTLSELDAAKARQQANELDKMLWAEVHSLPLFQSAGNVAVRSNLANYGPAGIGDLDYTKIGFMK; encoded by the coding sequence ATGACGTTGCGACGCGTGCTCTCCGCCGCCCTCGTTGGCACCCTGCTCCTGGCCGGCTGTTCGGGCGGCGATCAGGAGGGCGCCCCGCCACCCGGCGGTGAGGCGGCGGTCGGCACCACCAACGACATCAATCCCCAGGACCCGGCCACGCTGCGCGACGGCGGCAATCTGCGGCTGGCGCTCACCGGCTTCCCGCCGAACTTCAACACCCTGCACATCGACGGCAATCTCGGCGAACTGGGTTCGCTGCTGCGGCCCACGATGCCGCGCGCCTTCGTCATCTCCCCGTCGGGGGAGACCACGGTCAACCACGACTACTTCACGAACGTGGAGCTGACCGGCACCGACCCGCAGGTGGTCACCTACACGATCAACCCGAAGGCGGTGTGGAGCGATGGCACCCCGATCACCTGGGAGGACATCGCCAGCCAGATCAACGCCCAGAGCGGTAAGGACAAGGCGTTCCTGATCGCCGCCCCGAACGGCACGGAACGGGTCGCCTCGGTGACGCGCGGTGTCGACGACCGCCAGGCGGTCGTCACATTCGCCAAGCACTACGCGGACTGGAAGGGCATGTTCGCCGGGAACACCATTCTCTACCCGAAGAGCATGACCGCGACGGCCGAGGCGTTCAACAAGGCACAGCTCAACGGACCCGGCCCGTCGGCGGGGCCGTTCCTCGTCAGCAACGTCGACAAGGCCGCACAGCGGATCACGTTGAGCCGCAACCCGAAATGGTGGGGCGCCCCGCCCAGGCTGGACACGATCACCTACACGGTGCTCGACGACGCGGCCAAGATCCCCGCACTGCAGAACAATGCGCTCGACGCGGTGGGCCTGGCCTCACTGGACGACCTCACCATCGCGCAGCGCACAGGCGGCGTCTCCATCCGCCGCGCACCCAGCGCGCAGTGGTACCACCTGACGCTCAACGGCGCACCGGGATCCATCCTGAGCGATCCGGCGCTGCGCACGGCGATCGCCAAGGGCATCAACCGTCAGGTCATTGCCGACGTCAGCCAACGCGGCCTGGTCAACACCCCGACCACGCTCGACAACCACATCTACGTGGCAGGCCAGGAGGGGTATCAGCGCAACGGCATCCCGTTCGATCCGGAGGCCGCCAAACGTGAACTCGACGCACTGGGTTGGCGCCAGAACGGGCAGTTCCGGGAGAAGGACGGCAGGCAACTGGTGATCCGCGACGTGTTCTACGACGCGCAGAGCACCCGGCAGATCGCCCAGATCGCGCAGAACCTGCTCGGCCAGATCGGCGTGAAACTCGAGCTGATCTCGGCCCCGGGTGGCGCGCTGTTCACCCAGTACGTCACGCCGGGCAACTTCGACATCGCCCAATTCGCGTTCGCGGGCGACGCTTTCGCCCTGTCGAGCCTGACGCAGATCTACGCGACCGGTGGGGAGAGCAACTTCGGCAAGATCGGCAGTCCGCAGATCGACGCCCAGATCGAGAAGACGTTGTCCGAACTCGACGCGGCAAAGGCCCGCCAGCAGGCCAACGAACTGGACAAGATGCTGTGGGCGGAGGTGCACAGCCTGCCGCTGTTCCAATCTGCCGGCAACGTCGCGGTCCGCAGCAATCTCGCCAACTACGGACCGGCCGGCATCGGCGACCTGGATTACACGAAGATCGGTTTCATGAAGTAG
- a CDS encoding dipeptide ABC transporter ATP-binding protein — protein MSLLEVSGLTVTFATDTERVAAVRGLNYHVDAGEVVALVGESGAGKSAGAMAVAGLLPEHAEVSGSVRLHGTELLGLSDAEMSRIRGRRIGTVFQDPMSALTPVYTVGDQIAEALRVHNRGLDRRAARTRAVELLELVGIAQPDRRARAFPHELSGGERQRVVIAIAIANDPDLLICDEPTTALDVTVQAQILDVLRTARDVTGAGVLIITHDLGVVAEFADRALVMYAGRAVEIAAVSELYNARRMPYTVGLLGSVPRLDAPQGARLVPIPGTPPSLADLPPGCPFAPRCPLAIDECRAAEPELLEVAPAHRAACIRTEHVAGRSAAEVYGVSTAPSTTPPAADDPVVLRVSDLVKTYTLTKGTVFRRKIGEVRAVDGISFELRQGRTLGIVGESGSGKSTTLHQILELAPPEGGSVEVLGADVAALGAPQRRALRGDLQVVFQDPVASLDPRLPVFDVLSEPLQANNFAKDRIDDRVAELLGIVGLRREDASRYPAEFSGGQKQRIGIARALATQPKILALDEPVSALDVSIQAGIINLLLDLQERFGLSYLFVSHDLSVVRHLAHRVAVMHKGSIVEQGDGDRVFTAPRHEYTRRLLAAVPQPSVPQR, from the coding sequence GTGAGCCTGCTGGAGGTGTCCGGGCTGACCGTGACGTTCGCGACCGACACCGAACGGGTGGCCGCGGTGCGCGGGCTGAACTACCACGTCGACGCCGGCGAGGTGGTGGCACTGGTCGGCGAATCGGGGGCGGGAAAGTCGGCCGGGGCGATGGCCGTCGCCGGGCTGTTGCCCGAGCACGCCGAGGTGTCCGGCTCGGTGCGGCTGCACGGCACCGAACTGCTCGGCCTGTCGGATGCGGAGATGTCGCGGATCCGCGGCCGCCGGATCGGCACGGTGTTCCAGGACCCGATGTCGGCGCTGACGCCGGTGTACACCGTGGGCGACCAGATCGCCGAGGCGCTGCGCGTGCACAACCGCGGTCTCGACAGGCGGGCTGCGCGCACCCGCGCGGTCGAACTGCTGGAACTCGTCGGCATCGCCCAGCCGGACCGCCGTGCGCGGGCGTTCCCGCACGAACTGTCCGGGGGTGAGCGGCAGCGGGTGGTGATCGCGATCGCGATCGCCAACGATCCCGATCTGCTGATCTGCGACGAACCGACCACCGCGCTCGACGTCACCGTGCAGGCGCAGATCCTCGACGTGCTGCGGACCGCGCGCGACGTCACCGGGGCGGGCGTGCTGATCATCACCCACGACCTCGGCGTGGTCGCGGAGTTCGCCGACCGCGCGCTGGTCATGTACGCCGGCCGGGCCGTCGAGATCGCCGCGGTGTCCGAGCTGTACAACGCGCGCCGCATGCCCTACACCGTCGGGCTGCTCGGTTCGGTGCCGCGCCTGGACGCACCGCAGGGTGCACGACTGGTGCCCATCCCCGGGACGCCGCCATCGCTGGCGGACCTGCCGCCGGGCTGCCCGTTCGCCCCGCGCTGCCCGTTGGCCATCGACGAGTGCCGCGCCGCCGAACCGGAGCTGCTCGAGGTGGCGCCCGCCCACCGGGCGGCGTGCATCCGCACCGAACACGTCGCGGGGCGCAGCGCCGCCGAGGTGTACGGCGTGTCCACCGCGCCTTCCACGACGCCGCCCGCGGCCGACGACCCCGTGGTGCTGCGGGTCAGCGACCTGGTGAAGACCTACACCCTGACCAAGGGCACGGTGTTCCGCCGCAAGATCGGCGAGGTCCGCGCCGTCGACGGCATCAGCTTCGAACTGCGGCAGGGCCGCACGCTGGGGATCGTCGGCGAATCCGGCTCGGGCAAGTCGACGACGCTGCACCAGATCCTCGAACTCGCACCGCCCGAGGGCGGTTCCGTCGAAGTGCTCGGGGCCGACGTGGCCGCACTCGGCGCGCCGCAGCGGCGCGCGCTGCGCGGCGATCTGCAGGTGGTGTTCCAGGATCCGGTCGCCTCTCTCGACCCGCGTCTGCCGGTGTTCGATGTTCTCTCAGAACCGTTGCAGGCCAACAATTTCGCCAAGGACCGCATCGACGACCGGGTGGCCGAGCTGCTCGGGATCGTCGGGCTGCGCCGCGAGGACGCCAGCCGCTACCCGGCCGAGTTCTCGGGCGGTCAGAAACAGCGCATCGGCATCGCCCGGGCGCTGGCGACGCAGCCGAAGATCCTCGCCCTCGACGAACCCGTCTCCGCGCTGGACGTGTCGATCCAGGCCGGCATCATCAACCTGCTGCTGGACCTGCAGGAGCGGTTCGGGCTGTCGTATCTGTTCGTCTCGCACGACCTGTCGGTGGTCCGGCACCTGGCCCACCGGGTGGCGGTGATGCACAAGGGGTCGATCGTCGAACAGGGCGACGGCGACCGGGTCTTCACCGCTCCCCGGCACGAGTACACGCGACGTCTCCTGGCGGCGGTGCCGCAACCGAGCGTCCCGCAACGTTAG
- a CDS encoding ABC transporter permease, producing MTEASTAARSGLDTARFASRRTLVLRRFLRNRPAVGALLLLVLMFVGCYLLPPLLPYSYTDLDYYALQQPPTTDHWFGTNALGQDVFAQTLRGMQKSMLIGVAVAFISTIIAATVGAIAGYFGGWRDRALMWLVDLLLVVPSFILIAIVTPRTRDSGTIMWLILLLAAFSWMISSRIVRGLTMSLRDREFVVAARYMGVPHWRIIVRHILPNVASILIIDTALNVGLAVLAETGLSFLGFGVQRPDVSLGTLIADGTGSVTTFPWVFLFPAGVLVLIVLCANLVGDGLRDALDPGARPSRRGRKT from the coding sequence ATGACCGAAGCGAGTACCGCAGCCCGCTCGGGGCTGGACACCGCGCGGTTCGCGTCGCGCCGCACCCTGGTGCTGCGCCGGTTCCTGCGCAACCGGCCCGCGGTCGGCGCCCTGCTGCTGCTGGTGCTGATGTTCGTCGGCTGCTATCTGCTGCCGCCGCTGCTGCCCTACAGCTACACCGATCTCGACTACTACGCGCTGCAGCAGCCGCCGACCACCGACCACTGGTTCGGCACCAACGCGCTGGGCCAGGACGTGTTCGCCCAGACGCTGCGCGGAATGCAGAAGTCGATGCTCATCGGCGTCGCGGTGGCGTTCATCTCGACGATCATCGCGGCCACGGTCGGCGCCATCGCCGGGTACTTCGGCGGGTGGCGGGACCGCGCGCTGATGTGGCTGGTCGACCTGCTGCTGGTGGTCCCGAGCTTCATCCTGATCGCGATCGTCACGCCACGCACGCGCGACTCCGGCACCATCATGTGGCTGATCCTGCTGCTGGCGGCGTTCAGCTGGATGATCAGCTCGCGCATCGTGCGCGGGCTGACGATGAGCCTGCGCGACCGCGAATTCGTCGTCGCCGCCCGCTACATGGGGGTGCCGCACTGGCGGATCATCGTGCGGCACATCCTGCCCAACGTCGCCTCGATCCTCATCATCGACACCGCACTCAACGTCGGGCTGGCGGTGCTCGCCGAAACCGGGCTCAGCTTCCTGGGATTCGGGGTGCAGCGGCCCGACGTCTCGCTCGGCACGCTGATCGCCGACGGCACCGGTTCGGTCACCACGTTCCCCTGGGTGTTCCTGTTCCCGGCCGGCGTGCTGGTGCTGATCGTGTTGTGCGCCAACCTCGTCGGCGACGGCTTGCGTGACGCGCTCGACCCCGGCGCCCGGCCGTCCAGGAGAGGCAGGAAGACGTGA
- a CDS encoding ABC transporter permease gives MTRFLARRLLNYVVLLALASFLTFSLTSLTFAPLDSLLERNPRPPQAVIDAKAAELDLDKPIPLRYAHWLGDAVRGDFGTTVAGQPVSEELWRRIGVSLRLLVIGSVLGTVIGVVVGAWGAVRQYRMSDRVVTTLSLLVLSTPTFVIANLLILGALNANSWLGVQLFQYTGETSPDAVGGPLAQFADRLQHLVLPTVTLALSAAAGFSRYQRNAMLDVLGQDFIRTARAKGLTRRRALFRHGLRTALIPMATLFAYGVSGLVTGSVFVEKIFGWHGMGEWVVQGIATQDTNIIAAITVFSGTMILLAGLLSDVIYAALDPRVRVSR, from the coding sequence ATGACGCGGTTCCTCGCGCGCCGGCTGCTCAACTACGTCGTGCTGTTGGCGCTCGCGTCTTTTCTGACCTTCTCGCTCACCTCGCTGACGTTCGCGCCGCTCGACAGCCTGCTCGAGCGCAACCCCCGGCCACCGCAGGCCGTCATCGACGCCAAAGCCGCCGAACTCGACCTCGACAAGCCGATCCCACTGCGGTACGCGCACTGGCTGGGTGACGCCGTGCGCGGCGACTTCGGTACCACGGTCGCCGGCCAGCCGGTGTCCGAGGAGCTGTGGCGGCGCATCGGTGTGAGCCTGCGCCTGCTGGTCATCGGATCGGTGCTCGGCACGGTCATCGGCGTGGTGGTCGGCGCGTGGGGCGCGGTCCGGCAGTACCGGATGTCGGACCGGGTGGTCACCACGTTGTCGCTGCTGGTGCTCTCGACACCGACCTTCGTCATCGCCAACCTGCTGATCCTCGGTGCGCTGAACGCCAACTCGTGGCTCGGCGTGCAGCTGTTCCAGTACACCGGTGAAACCTCGCCGGACGCCGTCGGCGGACCGCTCGCCCAGTTCGCCGACCGGCTGCAGCACCTGGTCCTGCCGACGGTCACGCTCGCACTGTCCGCGGCCGCCGGATTCAGCCGCTACCAGCGCAACGCGATGCTCGACGTGCTCGGTCAGGACTTCATCCGCACGGCCCGCGCCAAGGGGCTGACCCGGCGCCGGGCGCTGTTCAGACACGGGCTGCGCACCGCGCTGATCCCGATGGCCACACTGTTCGCCTACGGGGTCAGCGGGCTGGTGACCGGATCGGTGTTCGTCGAGAAGATCTTCGGCTGGCACGGCATGGGTGAGTGGGTGGTGCAGGGCATCGCGACGCAGGACACCAACATCATCGCGGCGATCACGGTGTTCTCCGGCACGATGATCCTGCTGGCCGGCCTGCTGTCCGATGTGATCTATGCGGCGCTGGACCCGAGAGTGCGGGTGTCGCGGTGA